The sequence GGATACCGACCTGTTCTTGCTCGAAGACGGCATGACCCTCGACTTGAGCACGGTACCCGGTCACTTGAACGTACGCGCAGAAACGGGTGACAAAGTAAAAAGCGTTGCTTTTGAAATGAATCCAACGCCGTTTACGCGGACAGAAAATGTGACACCGTTTGCACTCTTTGGCGACCAGTCTGGCGATTACGCTGCCGGCTCATTTGCCGATGGTGAAAACACAATCACAGCAACGCCATACTCAGAGACCCGCGAAGGCGGTGAAGCGGGTAGCGCACTTTCAATCACCTTCACGGTTACCAGTGGCAGCACAAGCAAAGACCTCGTTCATACGGGTCATTCTGAGGAAGGCGAACGTGAAAGTGGTGGTGATACCATCGCACTCGACGATGAGAACTTCGACGAGCAGCCTGGTTCATTCAAGTTGGGCAACAACTACCCGAATCCATTCAATCCTACCACAACGATCTCCTTTACCCTGCCAGAAACGGCTGAAGTGAGCTTGTTGGTGTATGATATGCTTGGACGCGAAGTAAGAACCCTCGTGAATGGCACGCTTGCCTCAGGTGTAAACGAAGTTGTGTTTGACGCAGCTGGTCTGCCTACAGGCACCTACCTCTACAGGCTTACAACGCCTCAGGGTAGCTTCACCAAAACCATGTTGCTGGTGAAATAGTAAATTTCGCATGGTAGATAAAAGGCCGGCAGGAGTTTTCCTGCCGGCCTTTTTAGTTTTTATAGCTTGTCAGGCGCATCTAGCGTTGCATGCAGCAGGTTAATTACAGGCGGAAAAACCATTATTTGTGTGGGCGTGAATAGGGGTTGTCATATCCAGGTTCGATACTAACTTTACATGCACGCTGTTGGCGTCTCTGTTTGTATGATAGCTAGCCACTTTACATAACCTCACAGAATCACATGAGTAATGCATTTATCCCGCGTATTGGCGGTGTGCTGAGCGCCGACATTGCCGTTCCTGAACATGAACGTGAAGCCCGTTTCTATGCACGCGTGCTCAGTACAGGTGAGAACCCGTACTGGCGAAAGGACCTGATGAACAATCTGGGGATGCCTGTGATAGGTCTGGGGGTACGGACGCCTGCGTATGCTGATCTCCCGCTTCAGTGGATGCCCCACATCCAGGTCGCCGATGTGGCAGCCAGTGCAGCGCGTGCCGTCGAATTAGGTGGCCAGGAGCTTATGCATGGCAAAGATGGCGATGGAAAGAGCCAGTGGGCTGTGCTCCTGGACCCCAATGGCGCTGCGTTTGGCATTGTCCCTGTAGTTGCTGCTTCAGCAATCCCTTCCATTGAAGCAGGAACCACTGCGGACGGTAAAATGCACGTGGGAAGTATCGCCTGGCTTGACCTGACCGTTGCCAACGCTGCAACAACCCGAGACTTCTATGTTCAGGTGATCGGCTGGTCTGCTGAGGATGTCGCGATGAAGCATGATGGTGAGCAATACGCCGACTACAACATGCTTGCTGGTGATGGACATCCTTTGGCCGGTGTTTGTCATGCACGTGGTATGAATGCGGATGTACCGGCTGTTTGGATGCTCTACCTGCCAGTCGACGATCTTGGTGAGAGTCTTCGTCTTGTAGAAGAAGAAGAGGGTAAAATCATCAAAGCTACCAAAGGGCGCGACGGCGACTACGCGTCTGCTGTGGTCGAGGACCCGATAGGCGTGTGTCTGGCTTTGGTGTCAATTTGATTTCTCTTAAGACGCCAGTGAAGTGAAATCACCACTAAAGGCTAGCAGGTGTGTACTTGCCGGCTTTTTTGTGGAGATTAATGCCGGCGTTAGCTGGTACCCTTTCTTGCCCAATACCTCTCGTCGTTTCTATATCTCGAATGATCGTGTCCTGCACATTATGGATCAACAGAGGGACGATATTTTAAATCCTTAGCTATATTGTGGTGTTAAAACGAGTCACGCCACCCTCAATTGGTCGATGAAGCAAATAGAACCTACGCCATACTATTTTGACGACGATGGGATAACCCCTAATAATCAGTTACCTGTACTTGTCTATCGAAATGCCATTCGAGATTTGACTGTCGAATATGCAGACTATTTTGAAAAGACCTTCCAGTCAAATAATTGGACCAACAATTGGCGGGACATCATTGCGTCACGAGATCACTACCACAGTACAACCCATGAAGTACTCGGCATAAGTAGCGGCTCCGTCCGATTAAATCTCGGCGGGCAAAACGGTACTGCAGTTGAGGTGACGGAGGGGGATGTTCTGGTTATTCCTGCAGGTGTTGGGCATTATTCGCTGGTTACCCATGAAAATTATCAGGTGATAGGCGGATATCCTGATGGGGGAGACTGGGATATGATTTACAACGAGCCGGAGAAATATCTGAAGGCAAAAGAGGAAATTGCACAGTTATCAATTCCGAAAACCGATCCAGTTTATGGCCATGGGATGTTCTTGGCAAAATTCTGGGGGAGGCTATAATCTGCGTGGATACGTTTATGCGCAGAAGCAAAAAGGGACGCTGTCTTTATAAGTTTATAGGCTTGGGTGCGTGAATGTGGAGTTTTTGATTTACGGGGCGGTATTGGGCCTTTCAGCAGGGATAGCGCCCGGCCCGCTGTTGGCGCTTGTCATTTCCCAAACACTTCAGCATGGGACCCGTGAAGGGGTACGCATAGCTGTGTCTCCTTTGATTACGGATGCACCGGTAATCTGCCTGGGTCTTGTTCTCTTCACCAGCATGGGCAGTCCTGACTTTATGCTCGGGATTGTATCTTTCTTTGGGGCTGTTTTTGTCGCGTATATGGGGGCAACCAGTATGCGTCAGCAACCCTTTGAGCTTGATTTAAGTCGACAGGCCCCTCGCTCTTATTTAAAGGGCGCCCTTACCAATGTGTTAAGCCTGCATCCCTATCTGTTTTGGTTTTCTGTCGGCGTCCCCACAATGCTAAAAGCCCATGCGTTCTCGTTGTTATCTGCTGTGGGATTTGTCGTGCTTTTCTATGTGTGTATGGTGGGCGTAAAAGTGGTACTCGCACTTTCGGTAGGCCGATCGCGTCATTTCCTGACAGGGGCCAAGTACCTGTGGACAATGAGAATCCTCGGTGTGTTACTGATTGGTTTTGCAATCGTACTGCTCTACGATGGGCTTTTGTTGATCGGGTTTGTTAAATAGAGATAAGTGGAAAATCCGGCAGACGTATTTTCGACGTAGCTTTGGACGTTGACAGGAGATATTGGTATGTCTTTTTTAGCATTGGGCAGCATCGCTTTGCTACAGCTGCTATCCATGATGGTGCAATTGGTGGGGATAAGCACAAGGCACAGCGCACACCCTGATTCGTGAATCCGTTCAAATCAACGTTGTCCACGACTGCAACGCCGGCATAAAGCCATTGAACCAGGGTGTGCCTGTACTAGAACTGGGCGCGGAGTGAAATAGCTGTCATTGTACCGGGCATGGTACGTTCGATGCGTTCAAGGGGGAGTGAAGCATCCGTTGGATTGATGAAGCTCCAATCCACGACGTTTTTCCGATTGAGGACATTAAGTACGTCTGCCCGCAGTTGTATGGTCACATCGTTGAACATCCGCTCATATGCAATACCAAAGTCTACCTGGTAATGTGGCGCCATTTTGTGCGCAGACGGATTTGTCAGGTCGTACGGTGCGTACTGCTCCCGATCGGGATTGTGCGTGGCCAGGTAATCGTAATAAGCCTGCCGAAAGCCCCAGGTCCTTCCCCAGATGCCGTGGGCGCGCAAGGAGGTAGATAATTGTTGTGTAAACGCATGCTCGTGGCTCAGACTGAGTCGGTGTGGCTCGTTCCACGCTGTGGTTTCTAGCCGGTCATCAAACAGTTCGGGATAACGGCGCTTTGCTTCACTATAGCTGTAGCTCAAGCCGACAAGACCGCGCCGGTACTGCTTCTCAACAAAAATACCACCACCATACGCAAAGCCGTCAGACTCTTCGATGTAAGCACTCTCGGGTACCGAGTCCTGGGCATCAATAATTCCCGGTACCAGCAGCGAATGATATTTCAAGGACAGAATCTGTGGCTGGTCCTTGTAATACGACTCAATCCGGAAGCTCCAGCCTTCAGTCGGGACAACAAGGAAATTGGCTGTGTAGTGAATCGCCTTTGGTGGCGCAAGGGTTTCGTCGATGGGGAGCCAGAAACGAATCGACGGTACGGCAGCACTAGGTCCAACACTACTCAAGTCAAACTGATTGACATATTGCCTGTAAACGCCGGCTGCCAGGTGCAATGCATAAGAACCGATGCTGCTACTGGTTACATCGTGTCGAAGCGAAATTCGCGGTTCAAAATACACTTTCTCCCGATCCGGGAGGTAGGTCAGGCGCGTGCCGGCTTCAATGTTTGTATTTAGGCCAATTGCAATTTTGT is a genomic window of Bacteroidota bacterium containing:
- a CDS encoding LysE family transporter — its product is MEFLIYGAVLGLSAGIAPGPLLALVISQTLQHGTREGVRIAVSPLITDAPVICLGLVLFTSMGSPDFMLGIVSFFGAVFVAYMGATSMRQQPFELDLSRQAPRSYLKGALTNVLSLHPYLFWFSVGVPTMLKAHAFSLLSAVGFVVLFYVCMVGVKVVLALSVGRSRHFLTGAKYLWTMRILGVLLIGFAIVLLYDGLLLIGFVK
- a CDS encoding VOC family protein, giving the protein MSNAFIPRIGGVLSADIAVPEHEREARFYARVLSTGENPYWRKDLMNNLGMPVIGLGVRTPAYADLPLQWMPHIQVADVAASAARAVELGGQELMHGKDGDGKSQWAVLLDPNGAAFGIVPVVAASAIPSIEAGTTADGKMHVGSIAWLDLTVANAATTRDFYVQVIGWSAEDVAMKHDGEQYADYNMLAGDGHPLAGVCHARGMNADVPAVWMLYLPVDDLGESLRLVEEEEGKIIKATKGRDGDYASAVVEDPIGVCLALVSI
- a CDS encoding cupin encodes the protein MKQIEPTPYYFDDDGITPNNQLPVLVYRNAIRDLTVEYADYFEKTFQSNNWTNNWRDIIASRDHYHSTTHEVLGISSGSVRLNLGGQNGTAVEVTEGDVLVIPAGVGHYSLVTHENYQVIGGYPDGGDWDMIYNEPEKYLKAKEEIAQLSIPKTDPVYGHGMFLAKFWGRL